One region of Miscanthus floridulus cultivar M001 chromosome 19, ASM1932011v1, whole genome shotgun sequence genomic DNA includes:
- the LOC136526251 gene encoding uncharacterized protein: MRYMVRLHFPSSNNVAKYEALVNVLRIAIKLGIRCLDIRGDSQLVVHHVMKESSCHDAKMAAYCQEVRWLEDNFDGLELNHVLRHLNEAADALAKAASGQEPVPMGIFASDQHKPSVHYEGSEWAEDGPSDPAPRANPPTASSVPKVMELKEDPAALPDPPDDWRTPYLDYLLHDTLPMDKTEAQRLARRAKSFVLAEGELYRWSHTGILHLCIPGEQGSLLLSDIHYGVCGHHAALRTLVGNAFR; encoded by the coding sequence atgaggtacatggttcggctccattttccctcatcaaataatgtggccaaaTACGAGGCACTCGTCAACgtcctacgcatcgccatcaagcTAGGCATCCGATGCCTTGACATTCGGGGTGACTCTCAGCTAGTCGTTCACCACGTCATGAAGGAGTCTagctgccatgatgccaagatggctgcgtactgccaagaagtccgatggctggaggacaacttcgacggcctcgaacttaaTCATGTCCTGAGGCATCTCAACGAGGCAGCCGACGCACTCGCGAAGGCAGCATCTGGtcaagagccggtgccaatgggcattttcgccagcgaccaacacaaaccctcagtgCACTATGAAGGGTCGGAATGGGCCGaagatggcccatctgatccggCCCCGAGGGCTAATCCGCCAACTGCTTCGTCCGTacctaaggtcatggagcttaaAGAGGATCCAGCTGCATTGCCTGACCCTCCAGACGACTGGAGAACGCcctacctcgactatctcctccacgacacaCTGCCAATGGACAAGACGGAAGCTCAACGGCTCGCACGTCGTGCCAAGTCTTTCGTTCTTGCAGAGGGCGAACTCTATAGATggagccacactgggatcctacaTCTCTGCATCCCCGGCGAACAGGGAAGCCTTTTGCTGAGTGACATCCACTATGGGGTCTGTGGCCACCATGCCGCGCtgaggaccttggttggaaatgcattccgatag